One window of Mediterraneibacter gnavus ATCC 29149 genomic DNA carries:
- a CDS encoding ABC transporter substrate-binding protein, giving the protein MKKKRIISLILATTMAATVVVSGCGKSGDSEKTDDGKKKTEASDDKVLEFYHGYYQDASEWAPAQVMRDIYDEFAKEHADGEVEFKAIPTEDIDSVVENKVAGGSYPDMVDLAGRSVSLAAISQDLLLDMKPYIDEEGIKDNVGINYTQNDVDGKIYTVHDQLLTLGYWYNDKVLKDAGATTPDTWKNWSDFEGAMEKVRSAGGDVYAYGAGQGSTRCFNAILGMSENGRKIVGEPLTEEAIESKEFEEAFKQVANMDQKNGSSNASSNADDGANDWAADFNKGQSAVFFNGVWAAGGFEDTTNFKPAIFPGSVSLSSASGGITAANDMSDAEKELALEFVKYMTSDEVQTKIFKEVGANPCTTTLDLNALAEGSDEKTKLLAEACSQANDAEYVIATIDSTWGTDIANAIGNKLIESTVSGTDVNAKFEELKSELIGLIG; this is encoded by the coding sequence ATGAAAAAGAAAAGAATCATCAGCCTGATTTTGGCTACAACTATGGCGGCAACAGTAGTCGTTTCCGGATGTGGGAAATCCGGTGACTCTGAGAAAACAGATGACGGCAAAAAGAAAACAGAAGCATCTGATGACAAGGTATTGGAGTTTTATCATGGATATTATCAGGATGCAAGCGAATGGGCACCTGCACAGGTTATGCGCGATATCTATGACGAGTTTGCAAAAGAGCATGCAGATGGAGAAGTGGAATTTAAAGCAATTCCGACAGAGGATATCGACAGTGTGGTAGAAAATAAAGTGGCAGGCGGAAGCTATCCGGATATGGTGGATCTGGCAGGACGGTCTGTATCACTGGCAGCGATCAGTCAGGATTTGCTCCTTGACATGAAACCATACATAGATGAAGAAGGGATCAAAGACAACGTTGGAATCAACTATACACAGAACGACGTGGATGGAAAGATTTATACGGTTCACGATCAGCTTCTGACACTGGGATACTGGTACAATGACAAGGTGTTAAAAGACGCAGGAGCAACAACACCGGATACATGGAAGAACTGGAGCGATTTTGAAGGAGCAATGGAAAAAGTACGTTCCGCAGGCGGAGATGTGTATGCATATGGTGCCGGTCAGGGATCTACAAGATGCTTTAACGCAATCCTCGGTATGTCCGAAAATGGAAGAAAAATCGTAGGAGAGCCTCTGACAGAAGAAGCAATCGAATCCAAAGAGTTTGAAGAAGCATTCAAACAGGTGGCAAATATGGATCAGAAAAACGGATCTTCCAATGCCAGCAGCAATGCCGATGACGGTGCAAACGACTGGGCAGCAGACTTCAACAAAGGACAGTCTGCAGTGTTCTTCAACGGAGTATGGGCAGCAGGCGGATTTGAAGATACTACAAACTTTAAACCGGCAATCTTCCCGGGAAGCGTTTCCTTATCTTCTGCAAGCGGCGGAATCACAGCAGCAAATGATATGAGTGATGCAGAAAAAGAACTGGCACTGGAATTTGTAAAATATATGACAAGTGATGAAGTACAGACAAAGATCTTCAAAGAAGTAGGTGCAAACCCATGTACAACAACACTGGATCTGAATGCACTGGCAGAAGGATCTGACGAGAAAACAAAACTTCTTGCAGAGGCATGTTCTCAGGCAAATGATGCAGAATATGTGATTGCAACAATCGATTCTACATGGGGAACAGATATTGCAAATGCGATCGGTAACAAACTGATCGAATCTACCGTTTCCGGAACTGATGTAAATGCAAAATTTGAAGAATTAAAGAGTGAACTGATCGGTCTGATCGGTTAA
- a CDS encoding carbohydrate ABC transporter permease gives MEITGKKQKLRKNAFILFFLLPTLVCFCVFYLYPIATVVISSFAKWDYTNLNDMQMYSFGHLFDNYKYIFEKYPYFWEGLRNSCIWALCGLVIQVPIATGVALVISKKCRGWKLTRNIYVIPNIISSAAMGLIFLQLYNPKYGIINEIIRVFVPNFQDNVLFIPKVNMIALTCAYIFFAGTNMIMVLGQISAIPEEVREAALLDGAKGWTLDRCIVLPLIKDTIKTISILSVSAGFLLYNEVYFLTNGAAGTKSISFLIRELAVVSPRAQYARANAIGAIQILGGLVLILIINMLFRERKQKGGRR, from the coding sequence ATGGAAATAACCGGAAAAAAACAAAAGTTGAGAAAGAATGCGTTTATTCTCTTCTTTCTTTTACCGACTCTGGTCTGCTTTTGTGTGTTTTATTTATATCCGATCGCAACGGTGGTCATCAGTTCCTTTGCAAAATGGGACTACACGAATTTGAATGATATGCAGATGTATTCCTTTGGACATCTGTTTGACAACTATAAATATATTTTTGAGAAATATCCGTATTTCTGGGAAGGACTTAGAAATTCCTGTATCTGGGCATTGTGCGGACTTGTAATCCAGGTTCCGATCGCGACAGGAGTGGCGCTGGTAATCTCCAAGAAATGCAGAGGATGGAAGCTGACAAGAAATATTTACGTGATACCGAATATTATTTCTTCGGCAGCAATGGGATTGATCTTCTTACAGCTGTACAATCCGAAGTATGGTATTATCAATGAAATTATCCGTGTTTTTGTGCCGAATTTCCAGGACAACGTACTGTTTATACCAAAGGTAAATATGATCGCTTTGACCTGCGCATACATCTTCTTTGCAGGAACAAACATGATCATGGTTCTGGGACAGATTTCTGCAATACCGGAAGAGGTTCGTGAGGCGGCACTTTTGGATGGAGCCAAAGGATGGACACTGGATCGTTGTATCGTTCTTCCATTGATTAAAGATACAATAAAGACAATCAGTATTCTCTCCGTATCCGCAGGATTCCTGTTGTATAATGAAGTTTATTTCCTGACGAACGGAGCAGCAGGAACAAAGAGTATCAGCTTCCTGATTCGTGAACTGGCAGTTGTCAGTCCAAGAGCACAGTACGCACGTGCAAATGCGATCGGTGCGATTCAGATCCTGGGAGGTCTGGTATTGATCCTGATCATTAACATGCTGTTTCGTGAGAGAAAACAGAAAGGAGGCAGAAGATGA